In Paucidesulfovibrio gracilis DSM 16080, the DNA window TTTCCCGAACGCTCACATCGGAACGCAACGATAGCTGACGATCTTTTAACTACTCAACACAAAACATTTAAACGCGGACGATGCTGCATGCTGTATGGTTTTCTGGCCGACGCCCTGCTTGTTCTGCACGTTTGCTTTGCCCTGTTCATTGTGGCCGGGCTGGGCGCAATCATCGCGGGCCGGATCCTGGACAGACCGTGGGTCCGCAACCGCTGGTTTCGCGGCGCGCACCTGGCCGCCATGGGCATTGTTTTGCTGGAAGCCCTGGCCGGATGGGTCTGCCCGCTGACACGCTGGGAATATCAACTGCGGCAGCTCGCAGGCCGCGACCCCCGGTACGAGGGGTCGTTCATGCACTACTGGGCTGAAAAGCTGTTCTATTTTACATGGCCGGATTCCGCGTTCACTGCGCTTTACACGGTAATCTTCCTCGCCATCCTGCTGTGCCTGATCCTCGTCCCCGTAAACTGGCGCGGAAAATAATGCCTACCCGCGCAGGCTAA includes these proteins:
- a CDS encoding DUF2784 domain-containing protein: MLYGFLADALLVLHVCFALFIVAGLGAIIAGRILDRPWVRNRWFRGAHLAAMGIVLLEALAGWVCPLTRWEYQLRQLAGRDPRYEGSFMHYWAEKLFYFTWPDSAFTALYTVIFLAILLCLILVPVNWRGK